The genomic stretch CTCTGAACGTACCGGGTTTTGACGACGACGCGGCGCACTCCGGTCGCACTGTGACGCCAGCCGCCCGACAGGGTTCTGGCGCGGACAAAGGCCGCCCCACGCCCACGCTTGACGCCCGGACCTTTGCTCGCCCGCGATGCCTTCCCGCTCTTTCCGGCCGAACCAGATGAAGACGACGAGGACGTCCGTGATGCGAATGATGATGATCGACCGGGACCGTTGCTATGCTGACGCGCCAGCTTCTTCGCCTGCGTCAGAAAGCTCTTCGCCTTGCCCCCCTTCGGCACGTCGGATTTGATCCGGCCAGGCCTGGGGCGAAAGCGGTTCTCGTCGTCGGCGCTCATGAGCGCATCCCATGCCGTTCAGGCACGCAAACGGCTGGTATTCGCCCATAGTGCCGGTCAAAACCCAGTAAAGCCAAGGCTTTGCGCCACATCGCGGCACGCAAGGCCCGGAGGCAGGGTGCCGTGCGCCGCGCCCCAAAACAGTGTGCAGACAAGGGCTTGCCCAGAAACCGGCCCGACACGGTGCCGGTTTCCTTTATCTTGCCCTCCGCCTTCCCTGCCCTTTTTGCCCTTCCTGCCGGGAATGCTGCCAGGCGCACCCAAGCCTGACTGCACACCGGAAATGGACCGAACGAGCGCGTAAACGCCATGCTCATGGCTTGTCGCCATTGCTCGCACGGGCCACGAATATGCCGCCGTCCTGCGGCTCCTGATCGACGGAATCGCGCAGAGGAACGGTTGCGCGGATGTCGCTTGACGGCTGATTGACCGCCGCCGAATTGCCGCCGGATTGCGCAACAAAGAGCGGAGCTTCGCGCCAATCCGGCGGTGGCGGCGGAACGATCATCGGCACATCAGGCGCAGTCGCACCGCCGAGAAGCGGTGCGAGCGTGGCGACATAGGCGCGTGTTTCTGCGGGCAAAGTGCGGCCGGTCGCCAGATGCTCGTCATAGCGACCGGGACCGGCATTGTAGGCCGCCAGCATGGCTGCGACATTGCCATAGCGGTCCCACATCTCGCGCAGATACGCTGTGCCTGCGAGGATGTTGTCGCGCGGATCGTAAGGATCGCGCCCGAGACCATGGCGGCTGCGCAGGCCCGCCCAGGTGTCGGGCATGACCTGCATCAGTCCCATTGCACCCGCCGATGAGATGGCGCGCACATCGCCCGCGCTTTCCACACGCAACACAGCCCGAATCCAGTGCTCTGGAATGCCGAAGCGCTGTGACGCCTCGGCAATGAAAGCAACATGGGGATGCGCGGTAACAGGCGCGGGTTGCGGCGTGACCTGCGCAAATGCAGGCGTCAATCCGCTGCCAGCCGACATAAGGGCCGTGAAGAGAAGAAGGGCGCGGGATCGCATGATCTCAGTCTCGATCTTCGTGGGGCCGCGGGCGGCTCCAGTGCAGCGACCATGACGAGCCTGCATCGTCGTCGCGGAACAGATTGGCGCGGATCGGCTGCGGCAAGGCGGGATCGTCAAGCAGCACCGAGAGATATTCGCCAGCCTTTTCGCCGGTGCGTTTCCATGCAGCGCCGACCTCTGGCCCGTCATGTTCAATGTAATGGACGCGATAGTCCGGCGCATTCTCCGCATCGGAATGCTCAGTGGGTACGATAACAAGATCGCGCTTCATGGTGAGCGTGACGAGCTGACCGGCGAAGCCGGATGCGTCACGCGCGAATTGACCGATCTGTGGCATGGTACATCTCCTGTGTTGGTGGATTTGGCGTGGGTTCAATGCGTGGCCGCCCGCCATTCGTAGCGGCCATCGCCTTCCTCATCGGTCCACAGCGGGAGCGCCCTGCCGATGACGGAACTGGCGGGAACAGGTCCGAAGTAACGGCCGTCGAGGCTGTCCCGGATGTCCCAATTCATGAGGAAGAGTTCACCCTCGCCGATGATGCGGCAGCCCTGCCAGACCGGCAGATCGCGGCCCATACGGTCGCGCTCCAGTGCGTCCCCCATCTCGACATTATCGACGGTAATGGTCGCACCGTTGCGGCAGACGCGCTGTCCTGGCAGGCCGAGGACGCGCTTCAGCAGCGGCACGCCGCGTCCGATATAGCCGCGCTCGACCATGGACTGCTCAGACGGCATGATGGCGACCAGTTCGGGAACTTCGAGCGCATTGGCGGGAGCAACTGTGTAGAAGCCGATGGGCGCGCTGGCAGTCGCATTCCAGATCAGCCGGGTTGGCAGATCGGCAACCGCCGTGGCGACAAGTGTTCCGACAGCCAGCATGGACACCGCGAGAGTATGACGGCGGCTCATGGCGCAATTCTCCGGCGGTTGACCCACGCGGCATGGCGCTCCGGGGTGTAGGGATTGGGTTCCTGACCGGCACTCAAGCGGTTGTGGACGTGCCGCCAATGGTCCGGCGCAACATCCGCCGGATCGACGCCAAGCGCGTCCACGGCATCAATCAGGGCCAGCACCCGCTGGACTTGTCGCCAGCCATCATTACGCAGCAGGATCTCGCCGCCAGGACGAACGAAAGGCACGGTCTGGTACGGTTCGCCGCGACCAACGGCGCGCAGGATGTCGAGTCGCGAGACGATGGTGCCGTAATCGTTGGAGGCCCAGCGGACGAAGGCGAAGATGCTTTCGGGCGCAAAACCGATCAGACTGCGGCGGCGGTCGATGATCTGTTCAAAGCTCTTGCGGCCGAAGCGTATCCAGCGCTCGACCTTCCTCTTCTGGAAGGTCAGTTCGACCAATGTGGTGAACGGTGCAGGCCCGTCCGCCTGCGGATGTTCATGAGCAGCGCGCACGGTTTTGCCGGTCATGACTGATCTCCTTCGATGGGTGGAAACTCGCGGACCAGCAGCTCGCGCAGCATCACGGCGACGGTGACACCGCGGCGGAAAGCGGCAAC from Martelella sp. AD-3 encodes the following:
- a CDS encoding lytic transglycosylase domain-containing protein — translated: MQARHGRCTGAARGPTKIETEIMRSRALLLFTALMSAGSGLTPAFAQVTPQPAPVTAHPHVAFIAEASQRFGIPEHWIRAVLRVESAGDVRAISSAGAMGLMQVMPDTWAGLRSRHGLGRDPYDPRDNILAGTAYLREMWDRYGNVAAMLAAYNAGPGRYDEHLATGRTLPAETRAYVATLAPLLGGATAPDVPMIVPPPPPDWREAPLFVAQSGGNSAAVNQPSSDIRATVPLRDSVDQEPQDGGIFVARASNGDKP
- a CDS encoding DUF736 domain-containing protein translates to MPQIGQFARDASGFAGQLVTLTMKRDLVIVPTEHSDAENAPDYRVHYIEHDGPEVGAAWKRTGEKAGEYLSVLLDDPALPQPIRANLFRDDDAGSSWSLHWSRPRPHEDRD
- a CDS encoding S26 family signal peptidase, with translation MSRRHTLAVSMLAVGTLVATAVADLPTRLIWNATASAPIGFYTVAPANALEVPELVAIMPSEQSMVERGYIGRGVPLLKRVLGLPGQRVCRNGATITVDNVEMGDALERDRMGRDLPVWQGCRIIGEGELFLMNWDIRDSLDGRYFGPVPASSVIGRALPLWTDEEGDGRYEWRAATH
- a CDS encoding DUF2840 domain-containing protein, with protein sequence MTGKTVRAAHEHPQADGPAPFTTLVELTFQKRKVERWIRFGRKSFEQIIDRRRSLIGFAPESIFAFVRWASNDYGTIVSRLDILRAVGRGEPYQTVPFVRPGGEILLRNDGWRQVQRVLALIDAVDALGVDPADVAPDHWRHVHNRLSAGQEPNPYTPERHAAWVNRRRIAP